In a single window of the Nicotiana tomentosiformis chromosome 8, ASM39032v3, whole genome shotgun sequence genome:
- the LOC104096082 gene encoding probable plastid-lipid-associated protein 10, chloroplastic isoform X1, translated as MISAGFSSAICTRPNVSFSNTIRGVHNHGRVACLATSMSSISMTAARDSENELESQKYELLKIIQDTQRGLVTTADQRSIIEEAMVVVESFDAGKEIDLSKLDGTWRLQYTSASDVVILFESAARLPFFQVGQIFQKFECKSESRGGLVRNVIKWSVPRLLEENEGATLIVSARFSCVSARNIYLKFEEIGLQNINISEDLQAVIAPAILPRSFLSLQILQFIRSFKAQVPVTSPERRSVGGLYYLSYLDNNMLLGRAVGGGGVFVFTRAQALTF; from the exons ATGATTTCAG CAGGTTTCAGTTCTGCCATATGCACGAGACCTAATGTTTCCTTTTCAAACACCATAAGAGGAGTGCACAACCATGGAAGAGTTGCATGTTTGGCCACCTCCATGTCATCTATCTCCATGACTGCGGCAAGA GATTCTGAGAATGAACTGGAAAGCCAAAAATACGAATTGCTTAAAATCATCCAAGATACTCAACGAGGCCTGGTGACAACTGCTGATCAACGATCCATCATTGAGGAGGCTATG GTAGTGGTTGAAAGTTTTGATGCTGGCAAAGAAATTGACTTGAGTAAGTTGGACGGAACATGGCGGTTGCAGTATACATCTGCATCGGACGTGGTCATTCTTTTTGAATCTGCTGCTAGGCTTCCGTTCTTTCAG GTGGGTCAAATTTTCCAGAAATTTGAGTGCAAGAGTGAATCCCGTGGAGGACTAGTACGCAATGTCATCAAATGGAGTGTTCCACGCTTATTAGAG GAGAATGAAGGCGCTACTCTGATAGTTTCTGCCAGATTTTCTTGCGTTTCAGCTCGTAACATTTACCTCAAGTTTGAGGAG ATAGGTCTTCAAAATATTAACATCAGTGAAGATCTGCAAGCGGTAATAGCTCCAGCAATTCTGCCAAGGTCATTTTTAAGTTTACAG ATACTGCAGTTTATTCGGAGTTTCAAAGCTCAAGTTCCAGTTACCAGCCCAGAGAG GCGATCTGTAGGGGGCCTATATTACCTTTCTTATCTTGATAACAATATGCTCTTAGGCCGCGCTGTTGGAGGTGGTGGAGTATTTGTATTCACTAGAGCACAAGCTCTTACCTTCTAA
- the LOC104096082 gene encoding probable plastid-lipid-associated protein 10, chloroplastic isoform X2 encodes MISGFSSAICTRPNVSFSNTIRGVHNHGRVACLATSMSSISMTAARDSENELESQKYELLKIIQDTQRGLVTTADQRSIIEEAMVVVESFDAGKEIDLSKLDGTWRLQYTSASDVVILFESAARLPFFQVGQIFQKFECKSESRGGLVRNVIKWSVPRLLEENEGATLIVSARFSCVSARNIYLKFEEIGLQNINISEDLQAVIAPAILPRSFLSLQILQFIRSFKAQVPVTSPERRSVGGLYYLSYLDNNMLLGRAVGGGGVFVFTRAQALTF; translated from the exons ATGATTTCAG GTTTCAGTTCTGCCATATGCACGAGACCTAATGTTTCCTTTTCAAACACCATAAGAGGAGTGCACAACCATGGAAGAGTTGCATGTTTGGCCACCTCCATGTCATCTATCTCCATGACTGCGGCAAGA GATTCTGAGAATGAACTGGAAAGCCAAAAATACGAATTGCTTAAAATCATCCAAGATACTCAACGAGGCCTGGTGACAACTGCTGATCAACGATCCATCATTGAGGAGGCTATG GTAGTGGTTGAAAGTTTTGATGCTGGCAAAGAAATTGACTTGAGTAAGTTGGACGGAACATGGCGGTTGCAGTATACATCTGCATCGGACGTGGTCATTCTTTTTGAATCTGCTGCTAGGCTTCCGTTCTTTCAG GTGGGTCAAATTTTCCAGAAATTTGAGTGCAAGAGTGAATCCCGTGGAGGACTAGTACGCAATGTCATCAAATGGAGTGTTCCACGCTTATTAGAG GAGAATGAAGGCGCTACTCTGATAGTTTCTGCCAGATTTTCTTGCGTTTCAGCTCGTAACATTTACCTCAAGTTTGAGGAG ATAGGTCTTCAAAATATTAACATCAGTGAAGATCTGCAAGCGGTAATAGCTCCAGCAATTCTGCCAAGGTCATTTTTAAGTTTACAG ATACTGCAGTTTATTCGGAGTTTCAAAGCTCAAGTTCCAGTTACCAGCCCAGAGAG GCGATCTGTAGGGGGCCTATATTACCTTTCTTATCTTGATAACAATATGCTCTTAGGCCGCGCTGTTGGAGGTGGTGGAGTATTTGTATTCACTAGAGCACAAGCTCTTACCTTCTAA